A portion of the Streptomyces sp. NBC_01335 genome contains these proteins:
- the hutI gene encoding imidazolonepropionase, which yields MTSTVLTHISGLVTNDPSQGDGTPLGLVRDAAVVIDGDRIVWTGESARAPAADRAVDAGGRAVLPGFVDSHSHLLFAGDRTEEFNARMSGRPYTAGGIRTTVAATRAATDEELAAGLVRHLDEALRQGTTTFETKSGYGLTVADEARALALAAGLTDELTFLGAHVVPPEYEDDPAGYVALVTGPMLDACAPYARWIDVFCERGAFDADQARAVLTAGKAKGLLPRVHANQLGPGPGVRLAVELDAASADHCTHLDDADVDALAAGNTVATLLPGAEFSTRAAWPDARRLLDAGVTVALSTDCNPGSSFTSSMAFCVALAVRDMGMTPDEAVRAATAGGAAALRRTDVGRIAPGARADLLLLDAPSHVHLAYRPGVPLAAGVWRRGVRVV from the coding sequence ATGACGAGCACCGTCCTCACCCACATCTCCGGCCTGGTCACCAACGACCCCTCCCAGGGGGACGGCACCCCGCTGGGCCTGGTCCGGGACGCGGCCGTCGTCATCGACGGCGACCGGATCGTCTGGACCGGCGAGTCGGCGCGGGCGCCCGCCGCCGACCGTGCCGTCGACGCGGGCGGCCGGGCCGTGCTCCCGGGGTTCGTGGACTCCCACTCCCACCTGCTCTTCGCCGGCGACCGCACCGAGGAGTTCAACGCCCGGATGTCGGGGCGCCCGTACACCGCGGGCGGCATCCGCACCACCGTCGCCGCCACCCGCGCCGCCACCGACGAGGAGCTCGCGGCCGGGCTCGTCCGCCATCTCGACGAGGCGCTCCGGCAGGGCACCACCACCTTCGAGACCAAGTCCGGTTACGGCCTCACCGTCGCGGACGAGGCCCGCGCGCTGGCCCTGGCCGCCGGGCTCACCGACGAGCTCACCTTCCTCGGCGCCCACGTGGTGCCGCCCGAGTACGAGGACGACCCGGCCGGCTACGTCGCGCTGGTCACCGGCCCGATGCTGGACGCCTGCGCCCCGTACGCCCGGTGGATCGACGTGTTCTGCGAGCGCGGCGCCTTCGACGCGGACCAGGCCCGCGCGGTCCTCACCGCCGGGAAGGCGAAGGGCCTGCTGCCCCGGGTGCACGCCAACCAGCTCGGCCCCGGCCCCGGCGTGCGACTCGCGGTGGAGCTGGACGCGGCCTCCGCCGACCACTGCACCCACCTCGACGACGCGGACGTGGACGCCCTCGCCGCCGGGAACACCGTCGCCACCCTGCTGCCCGGGGCGGAGTTCTCCACCCGCGCCGCCTGGCCGGACGCCCGGCGGCTCCTCGACGCGGGCGTCACCGTCGCCCTCTCCACCGACTGCAACCCCGGCTCGTCCTTCACCTCCTCGATGGCGTTCTGCGTCGCCCTCGCGGTACGGGACATGGGCATGACCCCCGACGAGGCGGTCCGGGCCGCCACCGCCGGCGGGGCCGCGGCCCTGCGCCGTACCGACGTCGGCCGGATCGCCCCGGGCGCCCGCGCCGACCTCCTGCTGCTGGACGCGCCCAGCCACGTCCACCTCGCCTACCGGCCGGGCGTCCCGCTGGCCGCCGGGGTCTGGCGGCGCGGCGTCCGGGTGGTGTGA
- a CDS encoding formimidoylglutamate deiminase codes for MQVTTYWLSHAWLGTHVEPGVALDVADGLITAVRTGVAAPPPGATALRGLTLPGLANTHSHAFHRALRSTVQVGSGTFWTWRERMYRISAKLTPDSYFALARATYAEMALAGITAVGEFHYLHHAPDGTPYANPNAMGEALIAAAGEAGIRITLLDTAYLAAGFGQEPDRHQLRFSDTTADAWAERAAALRGGGHALIGAAIHSVRAVPADQLATVAQWAADRAAPLHVHLSEQTAENDACLAAHGRTPARLLADHGVLGPRTTGIHHTHLTRQDIELIGASGTGTCMCPTTERDLADGIGPAVALHRAGSPVSLGSDSHAVIDLFEEARAMELNERLRTNIRGHWTAAALLRAASATGHAALGRPEGGSLVAGAPADLATVAMDSVRTAGPVDRLAAEAAVFAATAADVRHTVVAGRHLVRDGRHTLIDDVPAALADAVAALRD; via the coding sequence ATGCAGGTGACGACGTACTGGCTCTCCCACGCCTGGCTCGGCACCCACGTCGAACCCGGGGTCGCCCTCGACGTCGCGGACGGGCTGATCACCGCCGTCCGCACCGGCGTCGCGGCCCCGCCGCCCGGCGCGACCGCACTGCGCGGCCTCACCCTGCCGGGGCTGGCGAACACCCACTCGCACGCCTTCCACCGGGCGCTGCGCTCCACCGTGCAGGTCGGCTCCGGGACCTTCTGGACCTGGCGGGAACGGATGTACCGGATCTCCGCCAAGCTCACCCCGGACAGCTACTTCGCGCTCGCCCGCGCCACGTACGCCGAGATGGCCCTCGCGGGCATCACCGCCGTCGGCGAGTTCCACTACCTCCACCACGCCCCCGACGGCACCCCCTACGCCAACCCGAACGCCATGGGCGAGGCGCTGATCGCCGCCGCCGGCGAGGCCGGAATCCGCATCACCCTGCTCGACACCGCCTACCTCGCCGCCGGATTCGGCCAGGAACCCGACCGCCACCAGCTCCGCTTCTCCGACACCACCGCGGACGCCTGGGCCGAACGCGCCGCCGCGCTCCGGGGCGGCGGCCACGCCCTGATCGGCGCCGCCATCCACTCCGTACGGGCCGTCCCGGCCGACCAGCTGGCGACCGTCGCCCAGTGGGCCGCCGACCGCGCCGCCCCGCTCCACGTCCACCTCTCCGAGCAGACGGCCGAGAACGACGCCTGCCTCGCCGCCCACGGCCGGACCCCCGCCCGGCTCCTCGCCGACCACGGCGTCCTCGGCCCCCGCACCACCGGCATCCACCACACCCACCTCACCCGGCAGGACATCGAGCTGATCGGCGCCTCCGGCACCGGCACCTGCATGTGCCCCACCACCGAACGGGACCTCGCCGACGGCATCGGCCCCGCCGTCGCCCTGCACCGGGCCGGCTCCCCGGTCTCCCTCGGCAGCGACAGCCACGCCGTGATCGACCTCTTCGAGGAGGCGCGCGCGATGGAGCTGAACGAGCGGCTGCGGACGAACATCCGGGGCCACTGGACCGCCGCCGCCCTGCTCCGCGCCGCCTCCGCGACCGGCCACGCGGCCCTCGGCAGGCCGGAGGGCGGCAGCCTCGTCGCCGGAGCCCCGGCCGACCTGGCGACCGTGGCCATGGACTCCGTCAGGACCGCGGGACCCGTCGACCGGCTGGCCGCCGAGGCCGCCGTCTTCGCGGCGACCGCCGCCGATGTACGGCACACCGTGGTCGCGGGGCGCCACCTCGTACGCGACGGCCGCCACACGCTGATCGACGACGTACCCGCCGCGCTCGCCGACGCCGTCGCAGCCCTCCGCGACTGA
- a CDS encoding allantoate amidohydrolase yields MTGRDGGAAFREMWRELAPLGRHPASGGYRRFAWTRADADCRAWFRGQAEARGLVHETDRNGNQWAWLGDPRAGDAVVTGSHLDSVPDGGAFDGPLGVVSAFAALDELRHRGAEFTRPLGLVNFGDEEGARFGLACVGSRLAAGRLTREQAHLLTDADGITLPRAMEAAGYDPETIGPDPERLARINAFVELHVEQGRSLDRTGDPLGIASAIWPHGRWRYDFRGEANHAGTTLLADRRDPMLPYAETVLAARREAELAGALATFGKVAVEPNGVNAVPSLVRGWLDSRAADAATLDTLTAAVEHAAREHAERAGVALDVVRESFTPVVEFQHALRDELARILGDEGAGGDPGRPVPVLATGAGHDAGILSASVPTAMLFVRNPTGVSHSPAERATEQDCVAGVAALADVLEGLACR; encoded by the coding sequence ATGACCGGCCGCGACGGCGGGGCGGCCTTCCGGGAGATGTGGCGCGAGCTCGCTCCTCTCGGCCGCCACCCCGCCTCCGGCGGCTACCGCCGCTTTGCCTGGACCCGCGCGGACGCCGACTGCCGGGCGTGGTTCCGCGGCCAGGCCGAGGCGCGCGGGCTCGTCCACGAGACCGACCGCAACGGCAACCAGTGGGCCTGGCTCGGCGACCCCCGGGCGGGGGACGCCGTCGTCACCGGCTCCCACCTGGACTCCGTACCGGACGGCGGCGCCTTCGACGGCCCCCTCGGAGTGGTCTCCGCCTTCGCCGCGCTCGACGAACTCCGGCACCGGGGAGCGGAGTTCACCAGGCCGCTGGGACTCGTCAACTTCGGCGACGAGGAGGGCGCCCGCTTCGGACTCGCCTGCGTCGGCTCCCGGCTGGCCGCGGGCCGGCTCACCCGCGAGCAGGCCCACCTCCTCACCGACGCCGACGGCATCACCCTGCCCCGCGCGATGGAGGCGGCCGGGTACGACCCCGAAACGATCGGCCCGGACCCCGAACGCCTCGCCCGTATCAACGCGTTCGTCGAGCTCCACGTCGAGCAGGGCCGGTCCCTCGACCGCACCGGAGACCCCCTCGGAATCGCCTCCGCCATCTGGCCGCACGGCCGCTGGCGGTACGACTTCCGGGGCGAGGCCAACCACGCAGGGACCACCCTCCTCGCCGACCGCCGCGACCCGATGCTGCCGTACGCCGAGACGGTCCTCGCCGCCCGCCGCGAGGCCGAACTCGCCGGAGCGCTCGCCACCTTCGGCAAGGTCGCCGTCGAGCCCAACGGCGTCAACGCCGTCCCCTCCCTCGTCCGCGGCTGGCTCGACTCGCGCGCAGCCGACGCCGCCACCCTCGACACCCTCACCGCCGCCGTCGAACACGCCGCCCGGGAGCACGCCGAACGGGCGGGCGTCGCGCTCGACGTCGTACGGGAGTCCTTCACGCCCGTCGTGGAGTTCCAGCACGCCCTGCGCGACGAACTCGCCCGGATCCTCGGCGACGAGGGGGCGGGCGGAGACCCGGGCCGCCCCGTACCCGTCCTCGCCACGGGGGCGGGACACGACGCGGGTATTTTGTCCGCCTCCGTGCCGACCGCCATGCTGTTCGTGCGGAACCCGACCGGCGTCTCCCACTCGCCCGCCGAGCGCGCCACCGAGCAGGACTGCGTGGCCGGGGTCGCCGCACTCGCCGACGTACTGGAGGGTCTCGCATGCAGGTGA
- the hutU gene encoding urocanate hydratase, with translation MSGPRPVRAARGTELSTLGWQQEAALRMLQNNLDPEVAEHPDKLVVYGGTGKAARDWRSYDAMVRTLRTLKQDETMLVQSGRPVGVMQTHEWAPRVLLANSNLVGDWANWEEFRRLEALGLTMYGQMTAGSWIYIGTQGILQGTYETFAAVAAKRFGGTLAGTITLTAGLGGMGGAQPLAVTMNDGVVICVDCDPRAIERRIEHRYLDVRADGVAHALALATEARDARRPLSIGLLGNAAEILPELLAAGAPIDIVTDQTSAHDPLAYLPVGVEFDAMAAYAAEKPADFTRRARESMARHVEAMVGFMDAGAEVFDYGNSIRGEAQLVGYERAFDFPGFVPAYIRPLFCEGKGPFRWAALSGEASDIHRTDRAMLDLFPENESLRRWIELAGERVHFQGLPARICWLGYGERDKAGERFNDMVASGELAAPLVIGRDHLDCGSVASPYRETEAMLDGSDAIADWPLLNAMVNVASGASWVSVHHGGGVGMGRSLHAGQVTVADGTPLAGEKIRRVLTNDPGMGVIRHVDAGYEGAERVAEERGVRVPMREGDGTGEGEGAATGADRR, from the coding sequence ATGTCAGGACCCCGCCCCGTCAGGGCCGCACGCGGCACCGAACTGAGCACCCTGGGCTGGCAGCAGGAGGCCGCCCTGCGCATGCTCCAGAACAACCTGGACCCCGAGGTCGCCGAGCACCCCGACAAGCTGGTCGTCTACGGCGGCACCGGCAAGGCGGCCCGGGACTGGCGGAGTTACGACGCCATGGTCCGTACCCTGCGCACCCTCAAGCAGGACGAGACGATGCTCGTCCAGTCCGGCCGCCCGGTCGGGGTGATGCAGACCCACGAGTGGGCCCCGCGCGTGCTGCTCGCCAACTCCAACCTGGTGGGCGACTGGGCGAACTGGGAGGAGTTCCGGCGCCTGGAGGCGCTCGGCCTCACCATGTACGGCCAGATGACCGCGGGTTCCTGGATCTACATCGGCACCCAGGGCATCCTCCAGGGCACCTACGAGACCTTCGCCGCGGTCGCCGCCAAGAGGTTCGGTGGCACCCTCGCCGGGACCATCACCCTCACCGCCGGGCTCGGCGGCATGGGCGGCGCCCAGCCGCTCGCCGTCACCATGAACGACGGCGTCGTGATCTGCGTGGACTGCGACCCGCGCGCCATCGAGCGCCGGATCGAACACCGCTACCTCGACGTACGGGCCGACGGCGTCGCCCACGCCCTCGCGCTCGCCACCGAGGCCCGCGACGCCCGCAGGCCGCTCTCGATCGGGCTCCTCGGCAACGCCGCGGAGATCCTCCCCGAACTGCTCGCCGCCGGGGCGCCGATCGACATCGTCACCGACCAGACGAGCGCCCACGACCCGCTGGCGTACCTGCCGGTCGGCGTCGAGTTCGACGCGATGGCCGCGTACGCAGCCGAGAAGCCCGCCGACTTCACCCGCAGGGCCCGCGAGTCGATGGCCCGGCACGTGGAGGCGATGGTCGGCTTCATGGACGCCGGGGCCGAGGTCTTCGACTACGGCAACTCCATCCGGGGCGAGGCGCAACTCGTCGGGTACGAGCGGGCCTTCGACTTCCCCGGCTTCGTCCCCGCCTACATCAGGCCGCTCTTCTGCGAGGGCAAGGGGCCGTTCCGCTGGGCGGCGCTCTCCGGCGAGGCCTCCGACATCCACCGCACCGACCGGGCGATGCTCGACCTCTTCCCGGAGAACGAGTCGCTCCGCCGCTGGATCGAGCTCGCCGGTGAACGCGTCCACTTCCAGGGCCTGCCCGCCCGGATCTGCTGGCTCGGCTACGGCGAACGCGACAAGGCCGGCGAGCGCTTCAACGACATGGTCGCGAGCGGTGAACTCGCCGCCCCCCTCGTCATCGGCCGCGACCACCTGGACTGCGGCTCGGTGGCCTCCCCGTACCGGGAGACCGAGGCGATGCTCGACGGCTCGGACGCCATCGCCGACTGGCCCCTGCTGAACGCCATGGTCAACGTCGCCTCCGGGGCCTCCTGGGTCTCCGTCCACCACGGCGGCGGAGTCGGCATGGGCCGCTCCCTCCACGCCGGGCAGGTCACCGTCGCGGACGGCACCCCGCTGGCCGGGGAGAAGATCCGCCGGGTGCTCACCAACGACCCGGGCATGGGCGTCATCCGCCATGTCGACGCGGGGTACGAGGGCGCCGAGCGGGTCGCGGAGGAGCGGGGCGTCCGCGTCCCCATGCGGGAGGGCGACGGTACGGGCGAGGGCGAGGGCGCCGCGACCGGCGCCGACCGCCGATGA
- a CDS encoding transcriptional regulator: MLQRLAAERATGALMRDRGTLYLADGKVVHAESPSTPGIDVLLTTGGALRHERWWDAVAQAGAGRRVGRYLVDSGHVPGGALELCHLGALYDAAFFVLAPTRTPTRFRYGVSHWIGPVRPVAVGAVERETLRRRELLDRIWPDALTDSSPLVRAAHPLDAPVPSRQRHVLELVDGVRTASDIAQVLGRSAFHTLVDLRRLAAAGLVEPVRKAALPGAASPGRVVLPDVTSDPDVALLRRLRDALEGL; the protein is encoded by the coding sequence ATGCTCCAGCGGCTCGCCGCCGAACGCGCCACCGGTGCCCTGATGCGCGACCGCGGCACGCTCTACCTCGCCGACGGGAAGGTGGTGCACGCGGAGAGCCCCTCCACCCCCGGCATCGACGTGCTGCTCACGACGGGCGGGGCGCTGCGTCACGAACGCTGGTGGGACGCGGTCGCCCAGGCGGGGGCCGGCCGGCGGGTCGGCCGCTATCTGGTCGACAGCGGCCATGTCCCGGGCGGGGCACTGGAGTTGTGCCACCTGGGCGCGCTCTACGACGCCGCCTTCTTCGTCCTCGCCCCCACCCGTACGCCGACCAGGTTCCGGTACGGCGTGTCCCACTGGATCGGCCCGGTCCGGCCCGTCGCGGTGGGCGCCGTCGAGCGCGAGACGCTCCGGCGCCGTGAGCTGCTGGACCGGATCTGGCCGGACGCGCTGACCGACAGTTCCCCGCTCGTACGCGCGGCGCACCCGCTGGACGCCCCGGTGCCGTCGCGCCAGCGCCATGTCCTGGAGCTGGTCGACGGCGTTCGCACGGCCTCCGACATCGCCCAGGTCTTGGGGCGTTCGGCCTTCCACACCTTGGTCGACCTGCGGAGACTCGCCGCCGCCGGGCTCGTCGAGCCCGTCCGCAAAGCAGCGCTGCCGGGGGCGGCCTCGCCCGGCCGGGTCGTGCTCCCCGATGTCACGTCCGATCCGGACGTCGCCCTGCTGCGCCGGCTCCGAGATGCATTGGAGGGCTTGTGA
- a CDS encoding roadblock/LC7 domain-containing protein codes for MVPEAELQDVLDELQRLRARVPLIGGALAASTDGLVLAHDTPGVEAEGVAALTAAALGVAIRMTEATGRAGFRELLVRGESGYIATYAAGSSAVLTLLAEDRINVGRLHLEGRRASARVGELVDAALDRVERTPPPPPARPAQPRALPQRPV; via the coding sequence ATGGTGCCCGAGGCTGAACTGCAGGACGTCCTCGACGAACTCCAGCGGTTGCGGGCCCGGGTGCCCCTCATCGGCGGTGCGCTGGCCGCCAGCACCGACGGCCTGGTGCTGGCCCACGACACCCCCGGTGTGGAGGCCGAAGGGGTCGCCGCCCTGACCGCCGCCGCGCTCGGCGTCGCGATCAGGATGACGGAGGCGACCGGTCGCGCCGGATTCCGGGAGCTCCTGGTCCGCGGGGAGTCCGGCTACATCGCGACGTACGCCGCGGGCTCGTCCGCCGTACTGACCCTGCTCGCCGAGGACCGCATCAACGTCGGCCGCCTCCACCTGGAGGGCCGGAGGGCGAGCGCCCGGGTCGGAGAACTCGTCGACGCCGCCCTCGACCGCGTCGAGCGGACCCCGCCCCCGCCTCCGGCCCGCCCGGCGCAGCCCCGTGCACTGCCCCAACGCCCCGTGTAG